Part of the Zerene cesonia ecotype Mississippi chromosome 3, Zerene_cesonia_1.1, whole genome shotgun sequence genome is shown below.
ataaataaattagcattGTGTGTAACTCGAATGGTGCAATGATGTGGTTGAGTGCTTTCTTAGTTTTGTGTGCACTTGTCAGTAGCGGAAAAACGTTTAGTAAGGTAGTTTTTGAATTATCTTCTTACGTATATACAAATAAGGCATAGAAGTCCTAAAATTAATGCATTgtgaaatacaattattaaacttatGTAATTAgtcttgttattttttaatcatataaattttatttaggaGGCCTTTAGAGTTAACGATGATACGAAAATCTATGATCGACTAGCTGAAAAACAGCTTCCGCCATGCAAGGATTGCAGTAAGTAGTTcagatttattgtattttaataatattatgacttctttttatgtttatacataaatcCCTCGTGATATCACAGTTTAAAGACTTCGAAACTttaaatgatgaaaaaattattagattcagatatttttaatcctATGGGTATAAGGTTTtcgttaattgtaaaaattcgTAACCCATCTCTACTCAAATGggactatatatttttcttacgaAAATTTgatcgaaatattttttcttatcacGAAATGTGATGTAGTTGCTAGATAGTGCTTATGTTAATCGCTCATTTGATCAAACGTAAgtcaatattaataaggaaagaattaatttaatatctacaaATGAATAAGGTTGTGGAGAACGAAATGAAGAGCCGCGCGTGGTTGGAGGTACTGGATCCAGCGTGAATGCCTTCCCTTGGATAGCCCGACTTATTTACCACAATTCCTTTGGCTGCGGAGCGTCTCTTATCAATGATAGATATGTGGTATCAGCTGCACATTGTGTGAAGGGGTAAGGAGTTTTGGTGTTGTACTAAACCTGATTCAAAACTTCTTCCTTGGAAATTTTTTGATCTTGAATTGTATGacctattaaaaattcatgtaaCGATCAGTTCACAcagtttttttctatatagaATATGCTTTACATAATAGATAAGTTATTTCATATCTGTGTTACTGTTCCGTTAtttctcaaaatatatttccagtTCGTAATCAAATTCAATGAGGACAACAGTTCTTATTTACGTCGTTAAGTATGTGGTACCATGGAAGGGAGccgtttctttttattaagctagttttgaaaattaaaaatccttgtaaattgtatacattttcAGCTTTATGTGGTTCTTGTTCCGGGTCAAGTTCGGCGAGCACAACagatgtaatataaaaacaatgccTGAAATGCGATACGTCGTTAAGATAATTGCTCACAACTTCACACTTACCGAACTGTCGAATGATATAACTCTGCTGAGGTTGAGTGAGCCTGTGGAGTACACGCACGCTATCAGGCCTGTCTGCATACCGCCTATGGAAAGTGAGTGGACAATTGTACGGATTACGTACACGCTTCTATTTCACCAATGTGACATTGTTTGCAAAACACTATTCTGTCGCAAAGCTTGTAATTAAGAatacaaagtttattattttcaagagACAAAAACAGAAGATAATAGACAGAAGACAGACAGATAataggttttttatttcatgctATTCGAGGCCACAGATTCTATTTTCGGAAGTTTTTCTAAtcaattgtataaaacaaaatatatacggAGACCATTAGGAACAAGAAATTTATTACCTTAATCTATGGTTACGgaagtaactctgtctatctgtctgcctcttcttcacgtctaaatcactgaaccgatttggaagAAATTTCGCGCAAAGATAGACTGAGTcacgagaaaggacatagaatTATagtagaaaagaaataaaatatttgcataaaattaggttttcaattaattattttgtgtgttaTCCGTGTAAGatatctgaataaaaaaatgtctgttTTGTCCTGCTTAAAATGCACACATGATATCTTtgacaataatataagtaataatgttACTTGATCTCTTGTAAACACGTTTTAAGGATCAATCGTCAAAATGCAAATTTACAACTTAACAAAGTACCTACATCGAACATCTACCTAAGTATAAAAATCATGTGCGTAATTCACAAGCACGTTAATTTCCCTTTCGAGATATCCAAAGGAAAATATGGAATCAGTTTTTTATCCGTCTGCCTGTTTGTCAAGACCCTTTTTCTCGTGATCAATCAGAAATTATTCAAACTTCTAAAGATACGGCCGTTTATATTGCAAATTTTTTACCCTCGCTAGGAAAGAAAACAAGAGTACTATCAAAAAAATCTTgaacgaattttaattatttaataaataataattaataatttaattttaataatttaataatttaataaatttaatttttttaaattttacaacacagataaaagaaaattgcgAAAAGCAAACATTTCTAGAAATATCATGTCATTATGTGCGCACCTAGGTGCGCGAGACCGGCTCGTATCTgggcgatttttttttatttttacccaagcatatttttatcgctatttcaaataatgttatgttaatcaagttttttatttcatagtatttctcttataaatatttgcctCATACATAACTTAcagttattatgtaaaatcataaactttaaacaatgttcaatagttataaatcgtaacatttaaatgatataagtaTTGTAAACTAGCAGTTCTTATCCGTTTTTTGTGCGTTAATGGTGCTTTAGCTTACACGATTAAAAATCCAAAAAGTCAAAAATATCCTTAGCCTTTACTTTAGCATGTAATAGCGCAtatgtaatagcgggcaactgagctggtagttcaCATGCTGGTAAGCGAAGCCTACCGTTCATGAACTTTTGTAGAGATAAGGCCGCTGCAAACGACGACGCTTCACGACGGGAGTAAAGATATGCTAGGAATAGTGGGGAAAGAGATGtggacctccggctcccctactCACCCCACGAAACACCGAAGCGCAGTAATATGCTACCATTTCACGCCACTTCTTTCTGTATTACTGTGTACAATCCTCTTGAGGTCAATGACATATTATAGCTTTTATGACTTTTACTTCGTATGATTAGCTGCAATAATGGAATGtccataataattacttaatttgaCTTCCATTTTGCTAGGCAAATCGGAGACATACACTGGTACACAAGCAACAGTTGCTGGATGGGGAGCGATGGGAGAAACAGGCAATTGGTCTTGCTCACTTCTTGAAGCACAACTGCCTGTCCTCAGCAATGAGGAATGCAAGAGTACCAGCTACAATAAGACGAAGATTAAGGACGTTATGATGTGTGCTGGTTTTCCAGCTACTGCTCATAAGGATGCCTGTACAGTTagtatatttactaaataattatatcgtaGTGATATAAATTCTTTAAGGTCGTATACAGCGGCTTGTTATAGAATCAATAGTAAATAATCAGAAGCTCAGAAGATGCgcactgtaaataataataagaattatataatcgtaaattaaaattatcttaccCTGTTTTGACTGAATGATCGCGTAAGTCATAACTCCcatgtatttgaatataatccGGTGCTTAGTTGTAGTGTATTAGGTAACTTCATATAtactttcttaatatttatttatatttcagggCGATAGCGGAGGGCCGTTGATTGCAGAAAATAAAGATCACGCATATGAACTTATCggtaaatgtgaaattttaaaattcaattaatatttttcataggtTTCCTTTGGAATTTGTACttttttcgttaaaaaatatgaattgaaataaaaaatctctttGATTTCGCAGGTATTGTATCATGGGGGTATGGCTGCGCCCGAAAAGGCTTTCCCGGAGTTTATACAAGAGTGACGCATTATTTGGACTGGATTAAAGACAATACTGACGACGCCTGTTACTGCGactattgattaaaataaaaaaaaatgcagtcaaGATTTTAggagttataaattaaacctcGCTTAATTGCACATTGCAAAAGTGCATCACTAATAAAATGTGAATACATTAtcatttcgttttattatatccCTTTAAAcccatattttattacacgtCAATATATATGTTGATTGTGTGCTATATTTCATAGTGATTTAGGATTTCGGTTTAACCTTTGCCATAAAACTTGGGACattctaaattatatgtttgtttttttgggGTACAAAAAAGGGTTTTTATAATGTCGAAGTCAAACAgctataattcaataaattcacGCCTTTAATGATTTTAGGTACGCGCATTAGTTTATTTCGTccgttgaattttatttattaacataccTTCATTTTCAATTggttaatataagtaaaaagttGAACACAACAAACTTACAATATTAACCTCTGCATTTTGTAAAAACTTAAGCCAAATAATatgattgaaaatatatagctATACATTCATCTTATAAGAACGAGCCTAAAATTTAAGTTCTTTCTGACTAAAATGTtgacatttgtaatatttagtaCCGGTTCTAAGGGCAGAGGAAGAGACGTAAACAGTATAGGCTATCTAATAATAGACTAGATGCCTAGCTTTATGTTGTGGTTGGAGGAGCAATGCCCTCATTCTTGTGAGAAGCCTCCCAAGAAGGGGACTTCTATCCTGATTTGATTGCGAAAGGTCAAAGTTTGGTTTtaccttattatatatttttttaagtaaacaaTGTGGGAGGCAAATATTGTGATACTTTTAATCGTGTGTTTTGGTGTAATGGTAAGTGTTTTGGTGTTATTTGTatcaaagattttaattttttctgttaAGATAAAGTGTTCTGAGATTAATATACAGAAATGTTTGATAAATTGCTTGTTATTCATTAATGAacttgacatttttattaattttgatttgcaGTACCTaactttcttaaaaaaatattttttaaaaatctttaatttataaagcatttaaatttttaccgATTTCCAAAAAGGGAGGAGGTTCTCAAATCAAGTATATTTGATTGTGTTTTACTGGTGAATGGattttagcattttttttttgcattcaGTATCTTTACTTGCCGTGTTgtcgtaattaaattatgtctcCTTCTGGCATTTTaagggttattttttttaataattacatgaaTAGTGGGATGAAATGATACAATATTCGTTAATGCCACTTTTTGTgtacattttcaaatatctaAAACTATATTCGAtgcagtaatttttattatcagtgattttaaattaaaattagctGACCCGGAAaatgctgttctgccttactcttatcattaaggagtatgaaaaatagatgttgttgCCGATTCTgagacatacccaatatgcaaataaaatttcataa
Proteins encoded:
- the LOC119839379 gene encoding transmembrane protease serine 9-like, yielding MVKCFVLLLVVATFTSSEAGDSLRQSRGIFSKNFFGGVWGNRPPLLEANQLRTTCTCKCGERNEVSRIVGGTEASINEFPWMAKLTYFKRFYCGGMLINDRYVLTAAHCVKGFMWFMIKVTFGEHNRCNTTIRPETRFVIRVIANKFSLTNFDNDIALLRLNERVPMSATIKPICLPTNPDNLYVGVKAVASGWGTLTEEGKVSCTLQEVEVPVISNQDCKNTKYTSSMITDNMLCAGYPRTGQKDSCQGDSGGPLITERKNDKRYELIGVVSWGNGCARVGYPGVYTRVTNYLDWIKENTKDGCYCSEISIVCNSNGAMMWLSAFLVLCALVSSGKTFSKEAFRVNDDTKIYDRLAEKQLPPCKDCSCGERNEEPRVVGGTGSSVNAFPWIARLIYHNSFGCGASLINDRYVVSAAHCVKGFMWFLFRVKFGEHNRCNIKTMPEMRYVVKIIAHNFTLTELSNDITLLRLSEPVEYTHAIRPVCIPPMESKSETYTGTQATVAGWGAMGETGNWSCSLLEAQLPVLSNEECKSTSYNKTKIKDVMMCAGFPATAHKDACTGDSGGPLIAENKDHAYELIGIVSWGYGCARKGFPGVYTRVTHYLDWIKDNTDDACYCDY